The following are encoded in a window of Gossypium raimondii isolate GPD5lz chromosome 13, ASM2569854v1, whole genome shotgun sequence genomic DNA:
- the LOC105783647 gene encoding nuclear transport factor 2, whose translation MTTQSDPSASDPQGIGNAFVKQYYTVLHNDPSHAYKFYLDLSVLSRPGTDGAMKSVTTLKEINELILSLDYQSYKAEISFADAQFSLANGVIVLVTGSLIGKHDVRRKFTQSFFLAPQEGGYYVLNDVFRYVDDKEPVDVAYNDIDESNQADLSQDTEVTPVPKNAVANHTTVPSDNDDNNVKEVSPPLDNGKHTVPENGVVSEQLPPPTKKSQKDSHPVSQTSAPVIQDDAPKKSYLSVVHALTKNSAPFIVRAPAPKPKPVQQSRKAAIPEESAPKSYNTSEKSNESSGKNTSIFVANLPMSATEEMLKEVFQKFGPIKPNGIQVRSFKDNKNCFGFVEFESATSVQSAVMASPITIGNRQANIEEKRGPSSGGKPGYGGYRDENGYRNDNFRGRGNFNGSRNFRRNERNEFSGQARGNAGQNGEANRKVYQNGGQRVAAARYDEGES comes from the exons ATGACAACGCAATCGGATCCATCGGCTTCCGATCCACAAGGGATTGGGAATGCCTTTGTCAAACAGTACTACACTGTTCTTCACAATGACCCTTCACATgcttataaattttatcttgaCTTGAGCGTGTTAAGCCGCCCCGGTACCGATGGTGCGATGAAGTCCGTGACTACCCTGAAA GAGATAAATGAGTTGATTCTCTCATTGGACTACCAGAGTTATAAGGCCGAGATTTCTTTTGCTGATGCCCAGTTCTCATTAGCAAACGGTGTGATTGTTTTGGTTACTGGCTCTTTGATCGGAAAACATGATGTGAGGAGGAAGTTTACGCAGTCATTCTTTCTTGCTCCACAAGAGGGTGGATATTATGTCTTGAATGATGTTTTTAGGTATGTTGATGACAAAGAGCCAGTGGACGTGGCATATAATGATATCGATGAGAGTAATCAAGCTGATTTGTCTCAAGATACCG AGGTAACTCCTGTGCCGAAGAATGCTGTGGCAAATCACACTACTGTTCCTTCGGACAACGATGATAACAATGTTAAAGAAGTCAGTCCTCCATTGGACAATGGAAAGCATACTGTTCCGGAGAATGGGGTTGTTTCCGAGCAGCTACCGCCTCCAACCAAGAAAAGTCAGAAAGATTCTCATCCTGTGAGCCAGACTTCGGCCCCTGTAATTCAGGATGATGCTCCGAAGAAGTCATATCTATCAGTT GTACATGCATTGACAAAGAATTCTGCTCCATTTATTGTGAGAGCTCCGGCTCCGAAACCTAAACCTGTGCAGCAGTCTCGCAAAGCTGCAATACCTGAAGAATCTGCTCCTAAAAGCTACAATACCTCAGAAAAGAGCAATGAATCTTCAG GTAAGAATACTTCGATATTTGTTGCGAACTTGCCTATGAGCGCAACTGAGGAAATGCTGAAGGAGGTTTTCCAAAAATTTGGACCAATTAAACCCAATGGCATCCAAGTCAGAAGCTTTAAG GACAACAAAAACTGCTTTGGGTTTGTAGAGTTCGAGTCTGCTACTTCTGTGCAAAGTGCTGTTATG GCTTCTCCTATTACAATCGGCAACAGGCAGGCCAATATCGAAGAAAAGCGAG GACCCAGCAGTGGTGGGAAACCAGGGTATGGTGGTTATAGAGACGAAAATGGCTACCGAAATGACAACTTCAGAGGCCGTGGGAACTTCAATGGCAGCCGTAACTTTAGAAGAAACGAAAGGAACGAGTTCTCAGGTCAAGCTCGGGGCAATGCAGGGCAAAATGGAGAAGCTAACAGGAAAGTTTATCAAAACGGGGGACAAAGAGTTGCTGCTGCTCGCTATGATGAAGGTGAAAGTTAA